From the Juglans microcarpa x Juglans regia isolate MS1-56 chromosome 3D, Jm3101_v1.0, whole genome shotgun sequence genome, the window AAATCACCAATAATTTTATGTCTCATACCATGAGATGATACCATCAAAAGCATCACCCTTTTGCAGCATTTTTGACAAAATGTCCAACACTCCATTAATTTGTCGTCTGACATGAGTTCCTCGATGTGGCAAAAAACTCTTGACAAGTGTTTTCAGCCCATAGATCTGCAAAGGACACGAGAAGTAAACATGAGTAATTTACGGGGATAGTTGCATACAGGTAATCAGAAATTTCAAGCAGCTACCACCGCCTCTCATAAGGGTCAGAcctgagatttttaattttgtatgaacaaaacattttttggGAGAATTTTCTATTAGTATTTTTGTTCTTTAGTGGGCTTGTTAAACTACCTATCAATCAACATTcctacaaaaaacaaaacttctGGAAGCAAAAGCCTTAGACCAAAGCCTTAATCTGACTACCAGCATAaggtcacaaaaaaattaaaaaggccCACTTAATGTCCAACAGAGTTTTAATTTTAACCAGCTACTAGTGCTTCGCAGACAGAAAATTTCAACACAATGACCACTTATGAATAAAGCCTCCAATCTTTTCTTGCGACCACTCTTGTAAGCCTGAGATAGGTCTATATTGTCATAATGCACATTCCAAAAATTTCGCTCCTGTCACCACTAAACACTTAATGTCCTGTGTCATTGACTGGGAAAAGCAAATCAGAATTGAAAGAAATAGTTATATTAACAGCTGAAACTGAGCCTATTGATTCAAATGAAACTTCACCAATCCAAAACCTACCTTTAATTGGCAAGAATTACAACAACCAGAAGTAGCATCAGGTGATTTCAGATCATCTGTAGCACCTGCCTACACACAACAAAGTTCACACTGCTCAGCAAATAGTTTCTCATGACAAGTGAAGTAGAaataacaaataagaaaaacacATTACAGCCCAATATAttacttgaaatatattctccTTAATAAATGACACTATCTCTCCATTTTGAGCCTCAAATGTTGAAACAGAGTATTGAGCAACACAACCCAAAGACTGCAAGATTGTTGGAATGTTCCGCCTACTATGAAGAGAATCCACAAGTTCCTGGACAGATGCATAGAACGAAGTTTTGATTGTCATGAGAAAGAAGCTGTAACTATTACAAGGATAAATCAAATCCAAATGagctataatataaatattaacatgCAGACAACATAACTTATGATTTATGTTATAACTGACAAGCAGAAACTTCAGAATCAGAAAAAAATATCCTAGTTGGGTTGAGATTTGTAGAGGTGCTTATGGTATTGGTGCTTATATATGAACTGAAAAGTTTGTGAACTGGGTATTGGTTAAAGGAGGTTGTTTTTCCTGCTTCTCTCAACTGATTAGCCTCATGGGTTGAGATTTTTGCCTCcattgataaaattaatcaGTTCGCAGGTAAAGTTTTGATTGATCTTTACTAGGATTAAAAGGTGAGTGCATAAGCACCTCTACCATAGCAGGAGGTCAACAATATCTGAGcacaaatccaaaaaataaataatcacaCCTCTACCATCCCCAAAGATTGATGCAGGAAGAGTTGACAAAAAGTACATGATAAATGAATTCATAAGAAGAATGGAGATTTGATGCACTAATGCAGAACCAGATATGAACATTATCactttttcattcaaaaatatgaaaataaagcaaaaagaaCAAATGAGGTAGTCACAATGCTGGAGATGAAAGTCCACTCAACTCACATTTCTTTAAAGTTCAAGTGAGGAGTTGCGTAGAATACTAGAAGTAGAGAATTGTAACTCAAAAGTTGCCTGGGGGTCAAGAAATTAACTTTGGTTAAATATAGGCCATGAGTTACCACCCTATACGagttttttttaaggggggaggaggACCTCAAACGAAGGTTCGCCCATGTCTAGGGCTACTaattcaagaaacaaagttgggtctaaaaaaaaactgattacTTATAATTATGCCTTATTAAGGATGGCTTAAGAAATTTGGGGCATAACATGATCATTGGGACAAAATAGAAAGAGGGTTGTAAGTCATCAAACTTCTGCAGTAGTAATGGGGGTCACAAGAATCAAATTTGTGGAAGTGCTCAAATGCGGTTGGGACCTCTTTTCATACTTCATGGTGTATACAGAACTTGTAACACTAACTCCAAAATAGACAGGTGTACCTTGCATaattctgaaaagaaaaattgctcAGAAGCACCGGCTAATGCCGCAATTGCAGCAACAGCAAATTTGGCCTGAGTGCGACTTCCCTCAAGACACACTCTCTGCAAGATTGGGTATATATCACTACAGAAAAAGGCAATAACATTGTGATATGCCTGTTAGCAAAGCGAAAGAATCCAATACAATTAAGACAAATCCATTTTTAGGCATGCCTCAATTCATATGAACCTATTTAAGCATAGAAAAAAATCCTCCCCATCTCCTTTTAATCATGTATATTACTGTCTATCAATATGACCACCAGTATAAAACAGACTGCAGAATTACCTGAGTTGTACACATATATGAGGACCTGCTTTCGCCAACACTTCAATCAGCCTATCATTGATTTGGTGATTCTCCTCTATCAACATTTGAAGTTGTACTTCTGAACCTCTCAGGAGTGAGGGGAAAATGCTAATGATAGCCTAAGTCAAGTGAGATAGCAGTAATTTAAGtaaatagaatatataataagcaattcttAAGCTTACAATTATGTGTGGAAATATGCAATTGGTCAAGATAGCAAAACTAtcctattaaaaaatgaaaaataagccCGCGAAAAGATTCTGTTACAAAACTGCTTCTCCATCGACTAAATCATTTCCTTTTTGTCCATTGTTCTCCTCTTCTAAATTCAAagcattaaaaaagaaataagatcaAATTAAACTAACATTCCAAATTGATTGACTTCCTCACCATCTTCTTAGAGGTTGTTTAATCAACAGTACGAGAAATCAGTTTAGGTTGATTCAGTTAATTCCACCAAAAGGTAACAGAAGCTGTGCTGACAACTATCTTAATGTGAAGCACAAGGATAATTGCCTGAAGTCAGCCTCAAGTGATAAGGCCAACATCAATTGTGAGACAcataaatcatatatttgaCACAGTTGATCCCTCTGCAGCCAGCTATCATTCATAACTTATCTCTCTTCTGAATCACTGTGTAGACTGTAGTTGAACTGTCTACTTACCAGGCATAGAAGTAATCAAGTACACACCCACTAAATGTTGTAACTGAATCAATATGTGGATTGTAACTAAATCAGTGTGTGGAGTGTAGCTGAGTTTTCTCAAAGAGTTTATTCTCTCAGTAGTTGAATATTTCAATATGCCATCCCGTGCAGTCAGATAGAAACGGATTATTTCATACCCATGTAGCAGCAATATTTTCTTACCAGAAGAAGTTTGGCAGAAGAAGCCTCCAAGAGTCTATTTCCAGATCTGTTACAGGAAAGATGATCTAAAATGCATTGGACATGCTCTGAACCAAATATGTTATACGAGCATTTTGAGGAGAGTGAGCGCAGAAACTCAAATAGTGGGTGCCTATCACCTAGggttttcaaaaatttatcctgaaaaaaaatgtaacatcATGAAATCCATGTATACACTTGCTCAGTCTATTTGGAATAAAGTacagattaattaaataaaaaaacaattccaGAATAGCATATTGCCTCTCCAAAGTACGGAGATTTCAGCAACTTTATATGCACATTTTGAAACATACAGataaaaattcttttctttccacttatCACAGCCAGAAACAGAAGAAAATTTACCAACAAGAGGCCAACCATGGAGGTAAAACAGATCTCAAGAATGAAAAGCCTTATCAATTATCATGGCTCTGACCTAAGGGAGCTAAGGGAAAGAGGAAGCATGGGATGCTATGTGGCACATGAATAAACTAACTCCATTAACATCCAAGCAGAAGAAAATTCAGTGCCAAATATGATGACATGAAATATACAGCTAGAAAAACTTCCAGACACTGAATGTTTTGGCTTCCCAGAACTCACGCTAAATGTGAAAATCTCATGTGATTCCTTATCTTTCAGAACATAATTAGCTTCCCATTAACTCACATAAGAATAGATATGCCAATAAAAGGCCACATACGATAGATGTCAATGAACTTCTATGAggtaagaagaaaaataaaataaggatcAATGTCAAATTTCTGAAGTCTTTTTCCAAAGCCAATCCATATTATGTGAGGAAATTAACTCCAGCTCCTCCACTGCTAGCCAATACTTTGTTTGTCtgcaaccaatttaaaaatcaaagcaTTCATTCCCGATGAATCTTTCTAATAACTCCAAGTCTGATGTCATGGTGTAGGTAGGAAATTTATTTGCTTCCCAAATCACATAGGCAAAGTAACAAATTAGTGGTAATCCAAAAgtttttcttgtttcattattataatttgcaTAGGTattccaataaaattataaagatttGATTACCCTATTCTTTCCTAAAAAATATTAGGCAACCAACAGAAACAAGTTCAATCAGAGACTCTTGCTCAATATCTTGCTTAAATGATATAATGAAAGCCAGATAGAATGTGATCTTCAGATCATCAAGCTTGACCAGAAGCCTAAAACAGGTAGTCAAGCCACAAAACCCATGCTGTTGAAAACAATGTCCAAACCCACTCAACCAGAGGTCCAACAGCGCCACTGGTTGGACTGTTGGCAGTTCGCATGATTTCGACAAGCTTAGGCTCCTCTTAAACACGCTGAATAAAACCCAACCCCTCCCTCCTTTTGCAGTCATGTACGCAGGCCCTCTTCGAAGACCCAAGTCCCCTCCACCTCACATATAAATGATCGAAGACGAGATTCTGCTGCCAACCACAACCCACAGCTAAGGCAGATAAATCAAGGCCACCACCACCAAAAACAGATCAATCTAAGGGctggtttagatttagagatgagatgagatagttttagatgaaagatgaaagtaaaacatattgttagaatattatcttttaatattattattgttttgggatttgaaaattttgaattgtttattatattttgtgtgaaaatttggaaaagttgtaatgatgaaatgagatgaaacactttctgaatccaaacggggcctaaagaTTCTGCAAGTAATACCCTCTCGTTCTAAGCTATTATTGTGGTGCTGTTCAGATACCAGTAGAAGAGGGGCTGTGAATGATGGAGACACTACTGTTTCTATTAATGTGCAGGAGAAACATTGCAATGCAGTACTGCTTCTGACTTTGTGTTTTGTGTCAAAGCAGCACATATCcgtttcttctctttctttctttcttctcttcttccactttttctaTCTCAGACTTCCTGGGCAcctttgttgttttcttcttaccacatttgttggatttttactGCATCAAGGGTTCCAAATACATACAATCATGTGCTTCatgaatttctaatttttacaaacttccatGACTTTGTCaccttttgattttttaattaactactggtcatttttaaaacaatcaaattcttgaattatttatgatttCACAATCTAAGTCTGGTCCAACCGGCAGTCAGAACCCTAAACATTGAATATTTCACTTTTCTATTCCCTTCATCACTTTTCTGAATTTAAAACATTGTAAAAGACCCAAGATATGAAAGAAGCCTATTAACCAGCCGCCAATTTACATTAATTTAGCAAATCTCACAAAAGCATTTGTAacagataatccaatgtgacaATCTTAATGCACTCTAAAGCCAATAGAGCTCTCTAAGGAGGCAAAATGGGGAAACGTGAAATCTTTGGttaaaagtaagaaagaaaaaagtaaacttACTCTGTTGTTCAGAGCATCTCTGAATTTCACATCATCCAATAATAGTGCCAATGAGTTGAAAATGCTATTATCTTTCATTTGGCTCAATTTATTAAAGGAGTCTTCTGCTTTGGAAGGATCTGGAAAAAATGCCACCATTTTTATAATTGTAGTTTTCATTCTCTTCTGCATCTCTTCTGAGCTATTCTCCTGCACAATATCTCCAATGTTTCAGTAATTCAaagctttcaaaatataacCAAGAACACATAGCCGAGTCTCAAACATGCTGACACCACACTGATTCTTACACAATTGCAACAGCTTTTAAGAAAAGAAGGAATactaaacatataaaataaggCTCATATGCAATGTCTTGCATGTCTAAAACCAAGGCTCATATACATATGATTAATTATAAGATCTATTGGAAAAACTAGAAACTTCAAAATTAGATATTGCCAGATAATTTAATTCTACAAAATCACACAACCTAAAGATATAATATCATATACAAATCTACTCAAAAAACTTAACGTATGTATGCCTTGAGTTGCTTATTAAAGCATGGTTCTAGCAAATGATGAACCATGCACATGGGCTATTGACTAATTTTGATTAAcacctcgtttggttacacaaattatctcatctcatctcatcttatctcatctaataattacaattttaccaaaatcgcacacaaaatataataaacaattcaattttttcaaataccaaacaaaaataattaaaaaattatattctaacaatattctattcaactttcatcttatcttatctcatctgtgtaaccaaacgaggcctaatagTTCGCAACTAGTATGCTCATGAACAGTACCTTCTCTTTGTTTCGTAGCGCTAAATAGATCTGCATCTCTTTTTGCAACCTGAAAACATACAGAACTTGTCAATATTTCcttttagagtaatgctacaaatTACACTCCTATCCCACGTTTATcccattatataaaatatggcACTTTTATCTCCATTAAATCTTCCgttatatttttagaagaaaattttaaaggtTGTTGGGCTATGCCACCTCATCATAATGGGATAGGAGTAGGATGAAAGTGTAGTTTGTAGACTTTCCCTTCCTTTTATCACTCAGAATCATACCATCAAGTTAGTAGTGATACCTTCGTTTCTGGGATAAGATAGAGTTCAATGCCCTTATGTGAAGAGGggtaaaaatagaaaacaaatggATCCAGTGCCTTGTTCTCTCCTCAACTGAAAGGTGAGCTGGAAACAAATCCTCTGCAAGCACAATCTCCATATTTTGGGACCTGAGGAATGTTGATAATTGTTACAATTGATAGTGTAATTACAACATTTTGGTTCGAAAAACCATGTGGTCCAAAAAAGCATACCTGAACTCCTTGCAATCTTTATCATAGCACAGCATCAAAACTTTACACAAAATCTGTTCAAAGTGGTCACTTATTGCCATGTGGCCTTCAGAACATTTCTTACAATAATCTTGATAAACTTCCATTAACTTGTGCAAGGCCTTCTTTCTAACAGATATCTACATTAAGATAAAAGTATTATCTGAGTGTCGGTAACTGTATTCAGGcacagaaaagaaaattaccaTAGAAGTACCTTCTTATCCCGAAGTCTTTCTATAGCTTGAGATATTAATTTGGGGGGAACGGATTTCAGATTAGATTGGGCAAGATCGCAGGCAACAATCACCGCTTGCATTCTCACTCTATCATCAAAGTCTAACAATCGATCTTCCAGGGCAGCTGCTCATAAAATAAGCATTCAACAAATGAGGTGTAGACTAGATTTAAAATACTGTAAAACATTCAGGAGACATGCCACAATGGAAGTACAAGTTTGATTGCTCATAACTTACTGAGAACTTCATGCAACGCTGTCCCAGAGGGATTGGCCAGGTAGAAAGCCTTAACACATTGTAGAGCACTAACTCTAACTTCCACAGATTTATCTGAAAATCTTTTCAAGAACTCTAAGAAAAGATCACGATAGTGTTTTGCAACATGCTGTTCGGGAAGTCCAAAAAGTTTTCCAATTAAATTAACAGCTTTTATTCGAACATCAACCTGATCAGTCTACAAATAGAACCCTGTGGTTAATAAGTGGGGTACATGGTGCATTAAAGAGTAGAAACATGGTAATATGATAACTGACCAACTGCACAAAAAAAAGAACAGTGGCCCagcgcacacacacacagttTGTACCAGTAACTCTTGAGTCAAGTTTGGAATGACAGCAAGAAGCATCTGAGGAGCACACtggaaaagtttaaaaataatttcatggtAAAATTCTTTGAGTTCATTCTCTACAGCATCTCTATCCAGAATACAAGCGGTTAGAAACCCACGGACAAAGGGCTCAAGCTTTTCTGCACAATGTTGGCTGATGGAAACAGCAAGCTGGTAAGAGGCAGAAGGTGCACCCTGTAAAACATACATGAAATATAAAAGCATTTAGGTGGAAGTGAAGGAAATGAGAAATCCGCTGTGGCTCGTGAAAAAGCATAAAAGTGAAAACATAACAACCCAAACCATTGCACAATATGTTAaagttcaattttaaaaattttcctgGTATTCCTGTTCTCTAGgaaatttgaaacttttatttgaaatttttcttgggggataacttttatttaaaactcttTACCCCCAAATTACACTTAGAAAAAATCTACTTCCTGGTTTCATGCATGCAGATGCTGCAGAATTAAAGGCAACCTAGATAATAATTGAGAAGGCATGTAGGATTTTATAATTagctcggtttggattgagaggggctctcaacccatctcatctcatctcaacattacaactttcacaaattcccacacaaaatacaataaacaattccactttttcaaatcccaaaaaaataataatattaaaaaataatattataacaatattttatttaacttttatctcagttcatctcatctcaactcactatccaaacctaaccttcAAGGAAACATTTAAGTTTAACAAGACTGTAGCTCATGGATTTTCTCTTTGGAAATGAAGCAGAAACTCATCAATAAGTTGGGTAAGATGCAGAGCATGTCGAAAACATGCAACCTAAAAATGTGAAGCAGAACCAGAAAAGTTAATATAAACAGGACACAGGAGACTCTAGACTAAAGAATAAGAAGAACCAGAAACGTAATTAAAAACAGAACACGGGGAACCTCTAGACTAATAACACAATTACCCAGCAAGGTAACCCCAATAACACCGGTAATCAACTCTTCCACTATGAAAATGGTCCAGGGCCCACATCAATGTCTCCAGGCAGAAGAGATATACAGAGCATTGATCCAATAAATAATCTGCATAATGGCAGCATCGCATCTACAAAAACACCTCTCCTTGTCCTAGGCTACCGAGGCATGTGAGGAATATCCCTCCACTCACAGCATCTTGAACAAAATTATTCTGCTTCCTGAAGGCCTCAAACACCCAGTCATTCAACCTTCAGAGCAACCCTTAACCAGCCAAATTATGTTgtattaatataacattaatggCCCCAAGAAAGCACCTTCTCGAGTTAGTAATAATTTCTAAGAGAGAGACCATCAACCATATATGTCGAAAGCCTCCACAGAGAGGTTTTTGCATTTCCATGTGAAATCTTGACTCCAAGCACAAGAAACTGCTTTTATACCCTATGAATGAGCAAGGGAGCAATCCTTTTCAAAAACCTAGGAAGCCAACACCCATAAAGAAGCAAAAACTTTGGTAAATCCCACAAAAATTAATACCCTTAGACATATAGAATTAGCAACATGATTCTATTCAACAGCATGACGGTTCAACCACAAAAGCATTTGCCTCTCCAACATAGAAGgtgattatttgtaattaaCGTGAATTAACACATCTATGTAGCAACGATATCCACAGCATTAAAAAGATCGTTTTCTTAAGTCCAATTTACAAAATAGTTAAAGAAACGGTCACTCAGATCTCCCTGCTCGCTTAAAACACCATACAACATGAAAAAAGCAATGTCACGGTCTTATCATTTGAAGTATGAAACAGTTCCTGGTGTCAACCTCTTCATGTTCAGCTGTCAAAATCAAAGTATAAACTTAAAAGTTACCCTTcacattcaaaaaaattttaagggATGAGAATTACCTAGACAAGTTACCAATTATAAAGGAAAAACTGGCATATGTAATGGGGTCAACGATTCAACATATCTTGTCCAGCTAATAGGAGAAGGATAAACATAACTGGGAGCAGAATGACAAAATcagggagaaaaagaaacaagaagggCCATTgctatatttttgtaaaataatcccttgaaaatgaaaaactgaTGGACCACTCTCCAACCAGAAATCCCCCCAAAAACCTTTATCATCCAGTGGAAGAAAAAAACTGACatcctggaaaaaaaaaaatgcatttctcagagggaatgaaaaattattattcctGTCTGCCACTGTACAGTGTTTCCTTCCTGGAGTAATAGAAAAACAATATATGAACCCTTTCTCAACTCTCCAGAAACAAAAATGAGgttaatcaagtaattaatgTGGCCAAACTCACGCGTAATATATGAAGAACAGACAAATTTTAGTTATCATCATCTCTTAGTTCCCTGTCATTGAATTCAAAACTCTGTGGATGTGTAGGCCCAAAACACACTCAAATATGGTTCTTAATTAGTTTATACTGAGTATATATGTACGTGCTCATATAGCATGGTGTTTCCCTGTCATTACAATGCTTTAACTGGAATCATGCAATATTACCCTTTCCaagcaaagaaaagaaacaccATATATTTGACAAGAAAAACCACACATCAGACTCTCTTATAGCTAGAAAAGattaaataatgtaaaaaaacaaaaagaaaagaaaagtaaaacctCTTTCCACCTTGACTGAACCTGACAATAAAATGTATCATTGAGACTtgacaagaaaagaaacaaatatgCATTGCACAGAGCACATTTTGCTTCCGTCCAGTGACATACTACCACAGAACAACTTTTCGACTTGAACCATGCGACAGATATTACTTCTAAATTGAGCTGTGtaaagtataataatattaaattaaagcaGTCTATTCTGCAAAACAATCTATAACAATGACCAACATAAAGCCGATACCAACACAATCCACTTACCTTTCCCTCATTTACAAGATTTCGCAAAATCACATCCACGACTGTCTGAGAAGTTTCCTCGGTTAGAATATGTGTCATTATAGACACAATGTGATTAATCAAACTCTGCTGGTGATTGTctctatattaaaaacaaaaaacaattaatggAATCACCGTTgataatatcaaaattaagcCAACAAAATATGCTCAAATCCAAAACAATTAACTAGCATTTAACTATTCTTTTATAAGCTAgaatttatcaagaaaaaattaaattactaaaaagTACATGAATATACATGGTGAATTCAAAGATGTATCATTTTGAACatataaaccataaaaattGCGAATAATGCAACTAGGCAGGTTCTTTATATTTGAGCTGTCTGACAATAATCTTAATGAGTGTTATTTTTTTGGAGACTCATAGTTTgtcatatatattgtatttaaagTTATCAATGGTGAAAAAAACGTATTCATCAAAAGGCACAATACTTTTCAAGAGGAgcataatttgaaaaaaaaataataatttcaaaggggacaaatttcaatacaagaggtggacacagagagagagagagagagagaggatcttGACCTCACaactaagaaaaatatattgaacATCTCAAGAACTAGATCATCACAGTCAATATCCAGCATTATAACACAGCATTTACATCGTGCAACAGTCTCTAATATTTTAACTCTTCTTGAAAAGAATGGGCTCGTGGTATCAGCTAGCTCGGCAAAGGTGCTGATGACAAGCTTAAAAATCTCCTGAAATGAAGGAATTGGATTAACTTGCCTTAACCAGTATACAGAAGAGAAATCTGGCAGAAGTACCAAGATATGTACACAAATACACACAGAGAGACTTacgaagaaataaaaatcaagctCTACATTTATAGACTACTCATTACCCTAAGATATTTGTCCTCAAAAGGTGGTTCAGGTGCCATGACCCGAAAAATTTCACTGAGACATATGGCCACTAGAAGTCTAACTTCCTTATCTTTATGCTGAATAAGGCCATTTACAATTGCTTTCCTCAGAGGATTTATGGCAACTTCAATCTTTTTAGCAGCTCCTAACTTTTTGTCAGCTTCCTGGGATGAAGGCTGTTCTATTTCTGACAAAGCATTTGCAGCTTGctgcaaaaaaaatataccaagcGAAAAAAGGAAATGGTATAATATAATTCTGCCTGTACACATTCAGAAatagttaattataaaatgaccTTAATTTATTCAAAACTGGCATAATAAGAAATGCAAAACCACTGAACGTTAAGTCCTAAACCAAAATGTGATGCATACAAATTAGGGCtcgtttgggaagtgagatgagataagaattctataaatagtagtgaaatggtttaagctaagatgttttattgggtttcaGGAAAGactagagaaaaagttgaacaaaaatattataaagttaaaatattgtaagaatataattttttaatattacttctgttttgaaatttgaaaaagtagtattattttttgtattttttttttaagtttaggaaagttgtaatgattaggtaataattagatgaaaaagttagaGATAGGAAATTAAAaggtgtttgtgtttgagtatgtttgggaaggaaattatgagatgagatgaaatgagatggcttcccaaacaagccctaagtgTATGGAATGATCCTGGACACCACCAGTCTTCCCAGACTCCAAatgtttttaaggaaaaaaagcAACATAGAAATAAACCCAGTTTGtccttcaaatatatatttccgAGAAACTACGCACATCTATATATAGATGATTGAACTAAGATAACCTCCCAGATCAGCCAATGGCTATGTTGCTTCAGGGATGCACCTTAGACACGTTTAATACACATGAGAATACCAACGGGTTAAATATAGAGCAAAACCAAAGGGTGGTTACATGGATATCTTAATACTCTATCCATCTtcatgtataattatattattccaATGTCAAAGCACACATGCCTACGTCTGTGGTATGTGAGCTATGTCTACATCATAAGAATAGCATATAGACACTTGGGCGTATTCAAGGAAAGTACAACAGATTTCTTGCCACATTGAAGAAGT encodes:
- the LOC121254460 gene encoding sister chromatid cohesion protein PDS5 homolog A isoform X2, which produces MLLAVIPNLTQELLTDQVDVRIKAVNLIGKLFGLPEQHVAKHYRDLFLEFLKRFSDKSVEVRVSALQCVKAFYLANPSGTALHEVLTALEDRLLDFDDRVRMQAVIVACDLAQSNLKSVPPKLISQAIERLRDKKISVRKKALHKLMEVYQDYCKKCSEGHMAISDHFEQILCKVLMLCYDKDCKEFRSQNMEIVLAEDLFPAHLSVEERTRHWIHLFSIFTPLHIRALNSILSQKRRLQKEMQIYLALRNKEKENSSEEMQKRMKTTIIKMVAFFPDPSKAEDSFNKLSQMKDNSIFNSLALLLDDVKFRDALNNRDKFLKTLGDRHPLFEFLRSLSSKCSYNIFGSEHVQCILDHLSCNRSGNRLLEASSAKLLLAIISIFPSLLRGSEVQLQMLIEENHQINDRLIEVLAKAGPHICVQLSDIYPILQRVCLEGSRTQAKFAVAAIAALAGASEQFFFSELCKELVDSLHSRRNIPTILQSLGCVAQYSVSTFEAQNGEIVSFIKENIFQAGATDDLKSPDATSGCCNSCQLKIYGLKTLVKSFLPHRGTHVRRQINGVLDILSKMLQKGDAFDGIISCESDRAHIRLAAAKSVLQLSRRWDLHISPEIFCFTLFMAKDSSSLVRRLFLNKTHNLLKEHAIPIRYACVFALATSDCLKDLQDDSFKYMAEFIKEYSREARICQASAGQGGSVTDYPAYIVVFLIYLLAHDTGFPHENLRDEQIYAQFCSPLFNLLEALVNATIVDGDMDLVNDARLLLLSIFRAVKKAEDAADAQNTPKLHIIANIGFSFVAALNYNGVSSSHAPALVLLPSSLYRANSRCLTCSSVDDSFISRIIYAFKSQICVPVTSLPKRGRKCQEDNTQLDIIKNHTLILAPHKKVDFSRTGTETQTNVRQDISVGQRRRQAVSPASESVGLHECSTINNQHGASKKSEKILENKQFSSSCDSVTLRSSLAESHVSIQIPERNSSSFKENVRAGGTITAEHSKYSRAKLKDPCSLNVVLPEESNTFQLQHNNLKRNVDTIGDVAAQQQKVLPIEKCQKFPKRTTLPGVKARKGQKASIDTSEVTNLNEDAVVKGARRRKF
- the LOC121254460 gene encoding sister chromatid cohesion protein PDS5 homolog A isoform X1 — translated: MAESSLQLISEIGAQLGRQTRSGKDSILKSLKQAANALSEIEQPSSQEADKKLGAAKKIEVAINPLRKAIVNGLIQHKDKEVRLLVAICLSEIFRVMAPEPPFEDKYLREIFKLVISTFAELADTTSPFFSRRVKILETVARCKCCVIMLDIDCDDLVLEMFNIFFLVVRDNHQQSLINHIVSIMTHILTEETSQTVVDVILRNLVNEGKGAPSASYQLAVSISQHCAEKLEPFVRGFLTACILDRDAVENELKEFYHEIIFKLFQCAPQMLLAVIPNLTQELLTDQVDVRIKAVNLIGKLFGLPEQHVAKHYRDLFLEFLKRFSDKSVEVRVSALQCVKAFYLANPSGTALHEVLTALEDRLLDFDDRVRMQAVIVACDLAQSNLKSVPPKLISQAIERLRDKKISVRKKALHKLMEVYQDYCKKCSEGHMAISDHFEQILCKVLMLCYDKDCKEFRSQNMEIVLAEDLFPAHLSVEERTRHWIHLFSIFTPLHIRALNSILSQKRRLQKEMQIYLALRNKEKENSSEEMQKRMKTTIIKMVAFFPDPSKAEDSFNKLSQMKDNSIFNSLALLLDDVKFRDALNNRDKFLKTLGDRHPLFEFLRSLSSKCSYNIFGSEHVQCILDHLSCNRSGNRLLEASSAKLLLAIISIFPSLLRGSEVQLQMLIEENHQINDRLIEVLAKAGPHICVQLSDIYPILQRVCLEGSRTQAKFAVAAIAALAGASEQFFFSELCKELVDSLHSRRNIPTILQSLGCVAQYSVSTFEAQNGEIVSFIKENIFQAGATDDLKSPDATSGCCNSCQLKIYGLKTLVKSFLPHRGTHVRRQINGVLDILSKMLQKGDAFDGIISCESDRAHIRLAAAKSVLQLSRRWDLHISPEIFCFTLFMAKDSSSLVRRLFLNKTHNLLKEHAIPIRYACVFALATSDCLKDLQDDSFKYMAEFIKEYSREARICQASAGQGGSVTDYPAYIVVFLIYLLAHDTGFPHENLRDEQIYAQFCSPLFNLLEALVNATIVDGDMDLVNDARLLLLSIFRAVKKAEDAADAQNTPKLHIIANIGFSFVAALNYNGVSSSHAPALVLLPSSLYRANSRCLTCSSVDDSFISRIIYAFKSQICVPVTSLPKRGRKCQEDNTQLDIIKNHTLILAPHKKVDFSRTGTETQTNVRQDISVGQRRRQAVSPASESVGLHECSTINNQHGASKKSEKILENKQFSSSCDSVTLRSSLAESHVSIQIPERNSSSFKENVRAGGTITAEHSKYSRAKLKDPCSLNVVLPEESNTFQLQHNNLKRNVDTIGDVAAQQQKVLPIEKCQKFPKRTTLPGVKARKGQKASIDTSEVTNLNEDAVVKGARRRKF